The following nucleotide sequence is from candidate division WOR-3 bacterium.
CGAACCGCGGTTAAGAATCCTGCGTCGCCTGCAACATCTTGAATCAGAGCACCATTTGATCCACGCACTAGAACATGAGTATCAATTCGACCATGGTAAGATACAGGAGACGGCCTATAACGCATTAACACCTGAGTTGAAGACGGAATACCACAAAATGATCTCTGACTATTTGATCAAGAACTATGGAAAAAAAGATGAGTATGCAGGCAAGATCGCCCGGCATCTGACGGCAGCGAGGCAAGATAGAAAAGCGCTCACTTATCTGCTGAGGGCCGGTCGATATGCACAAAGACTCTACGCAAATGAAGAAGCACTAAATTACTATAATATGGGTTTGAATATCATTAGTGGAAGCAAGCCTTCAGATCCCGAGTTGAACAATACCGAATTCTCATTACTCAATGGCAGAGCAGCGGTTTTACAGGTGGTCGGTAATTTGGAACCTGCCCTCCGAGATTACACGAGGATGAAGATACTTGCGGAAACGTCTCGCAATCAGTCAGATCTCTCTACGACCCTTCTGCGCGAAGGTTCAATACACGCCCTTATGGCCGACCACGAAACTGCAATGCAGCGCTATGAGCAGGCATTGAATATAGCTAAGGAGATAGAAGACAGAACCCGGGAATCTTCAATCATCTGTGCGATTGGCGATATATATCATGAAACTGGGAAATTCAGAGAAGCCATCGACAAATATGAACAAACGTTAGAGCTCCAGAAACAGATTGAAGACAAGAGTCGGCTGGCACTAACTTATCACAATATAGGATATCTCTACTGGAATGTCGGCCGCTTCGACAAAATGAAAGAATATATGGAAAAATCGTTGGAGTTATCACGCGCGGTCGGTGACAGACAAACTGAAATGTATGCAACAATGCGCGCCGGCACTTATTATTACAGTACCGGCGAGGCACGACGTGGACTTGAATGTACAGAAGAGGCCCTGAAAATCGCCAGGCAGATTGGCCACAAAAGCTTCGAAAGCCGGATCCTTAGTGGTGCAGGCAAGATTTGTTGTACCATTGGCGAATGTCGACGAGCATTGGGTTATTTCCAAGAAGCAATGAAAATAGTCAAAGAAGTGTGGAACAAAGATGAAGATCATACTCTAGACAGTATTGGCGAAGTCTACGTTGCATGGGGTGATTACGACACCGCCATGGATTATTTCAGCAAAGCACTCAGATTTCAAGACCGAGTTGGTGAGAAATATTTCCAATGCAATACACTGAATAACATCGGCAATGTACACTACAAACGGGGAGATTTTGGCCTCGCACTTAAGCAACTCCGAAAAGCGCATCAAGTGCAAACAAATGTGGGTAACATTTGGGCGCAAGGATACTACTACGGCTATATGTCCCGTTTCTGGTGCCTCATGAATTGCCCAGACAGAGTACGCGAAGATATTGACGGATTAAAACGCATCTCTGAAGTAATCAAGTCAACGAGAGCAACGGCATGGATACACTTGGTGGAAGCACGTTTAGCAACATCACAAGGTCACGTCTCAAAGGCTGACGTACACCTGCAAACAGCACTTTCTCTTATAAGAAAAAAAACCCTCGAGGCATTCCTACTTGTTGAATGTCTTCTTGTTGCTGTTGACTTGGAGTCCGCAAGAAAAGATTACCCTAAAGCAAAAGAATACGGAGCAGAGCTATTGAATCTCTCTGCTAAGGAAGAAAGAAAACCCGATATCGCTGAGGCTGCACTCGCGCTGTGTCGCGTGAGCATGATGGAAAATGACATTCCACAAGCCGAAATTAATGCGAAACAAGCCATAGAATACGCCGAAAAATGTGGCACAAAAGAAATTCTCTGGCAGGCGCGTCATATGCTTGCTAAGGTGTATCTGAGGCAGAAAAAACGGAACCAGGCAAAAGGCGAGTTGAACACAGCAAAAGAAGTTCTCGATGTCATCGTTGATAACCTTGGTAATGAATTGAAAGAAATATATCTTAAGCGCAAAGAGGTAAAAGAATTTCAGAAAGATTTTCGCAATACCAAGGACAAGTCAAAAAGAGGAAGAAAAAAATGAAAGACTTTGTATCGGAAAAATCGGAAACATCAGGTTTTGACCTGTCACCTGAACGTCTCAAAATGCTCTTCCAGATCAGTCAGAGGATCAGCAAAATAAGCGACGTAAAGCAGCTCCTGGACGAATTACTCCACACGGCAATTACGAGCATTGGCGCACAGCGCGGCATGATAATCCTCACCGACGAACAAGGCCAGAATTACGAAACTGTAGCGTCCGAGTCCCTAAAGGGAAAGGACGTCTCGTTCAGCACCAGCATAGTAAGAGCGGTGCTTAAAGACAAACGAATCCTCTTCAGTAAGGACTTGCGTGGTGACTCAAGATTCAAAGACGCTGAAAGCGTCAAGGGATTGAAAATACTATCCTGTATATGCGCCCCACTGATCGTGCCTGGTTTGGATATACCACTTGGAACAATGTATGTTGATCAGAGAATTTACGTGAAAACCTTCACCTC
It contains:
- a CDS encoding protein kinase, producing the protein MLGNVIANYSIKKPLGHGGMAEVFEAVDTQNQQSVALKLLLPHLAVEDVIRKRFLREAKVGMELDHPGIVRVFDVGEAEGRPYMAMELVRGQTLEDLLKTKSFDLEQSIGISLKIADALAAAHAKKIVHRDIKPRNIMITDSGIKIMDFGLARILETSSITDQHEIIGTLYYMSPEQAIGIKVDESSDIFSLGVVLYQMLTGQLPFTGEHPGAIIHAILYSDPLRINELGKSVPVELEQVIFKALKKKTQVRYRTAAELHNDLSKMHYVLQGQSIQLLATEEVFEESPRGVYSHLVGRENEMAELEAALDKMFKGDSSVILVSGEAGIGKSRLVWELGRKAKQKQARYLLGRCLFGERGYPYQPIIEVLRDYFKLKGIKDRDSVDAFIDEKISHLSARKEIIHSLILLQPDQPITLINKEQLWDTVSELVKTMARDRPVVLHLDDLHWADAPTLNLLTYLAMTARNERLIIIATYRPEELAMAEGKRHPLEATLELLGKENLSQELRLARLNKHGTHEVVNSVFADFMFPDNFYDSIHQETEGNPLFVLEVLKYLQDEHIVNKDESGWYLTGELTKIAIPDRVTDVITHRLAKLTSETRAVLDVAAVEGYTFQSDTISNVLCEPRLRILRRLQHLESEHHLIHALEHEYQFDHGKIQETAYNALTPELKTEYHKMISDYLIKNYGKKDEYAGKIARHLTAARQDRKALTYLLRAGRYAQRLYANEEALNYYNMGLNIISGSKPSDPELNNTEFSLLNGRAAVLQVVGNLEPALRDYTRMKILAETSRNQSDLSTTLLREGSIHALMADHETAMQRYEQALNIAKEIEDRTRESSIICAIGDIYHETGKFREAIDKYEQTLELQKQIEDKSRLALTYHNIGYLYWNVGRFDKMKEYMEKSLELSRAVGDRQTEMYATMRAGTYYYSTGEARRGLECTEEALKIARQIGHKSFESRILSGAGKICCTIGECRRALGYFQEAMKIVKEVWNKDEDHTLDSIGEVYVAWGDYDTAMDYFSKALRFQDRVGEKYFQCNTLNNIGNVHYKRGDFGLALKQLRKAHQVQTNVGNIWAQGYYYGYMSRFWCLMNCPDRVREDIDGLKRISEVIKSTRATAWIHLVEARLATSQGHVSKADVHLQTALSLIRKKTLEAFLLVECLLVAVDLESARKDYPKAKEYGAELLNLSAKEERKPDIAEAALALCRVSMMENDIPQAEINAKQAIEYAEKCGTKEILWQARHMLAKVYLRQKKRNQAKGELNTAKEVLDVIVDNLGNELKEIYLKRKEVKEFQKDFRNTKDKSKRGRKK